The sequence GCCCCGGGGTGCTGAGTAAATGCCCTGATTATCGTATAGAACGATTGTGCTCTCGGAGGTAATACCGAGTTTCTGCGCGATGGCGCTCACCTGTTCCGGGCGTGGGAAGTTGTGTACGCCTGCGCGCGTGTTATCACACAGTGTGTTTTCCAAATCCAGCTTGTGGCTGTTTGGAATATGTTTGGGAGTTTTGTAGGTAAGAGGTTCGAGGCCAATAACGTTATCAAAGCTGACATCCAGTAAAACCAGCTCTTTGTTGAGCATGTTGCTGGCCAGCCAGCCGGTGCTCACCAGGGGTGAATTAGCCATTTTATGGTCCTTCCGTAAAGAAGCGTTGAGTTTAACCCTCCATGTACGTATTTTTCAGGTCGGCGTACACGCGGGATTGATAAGTGAAAAATCCATATTCTTTTTCTTTTAGTGGGCGCTGCTGTTTTACCGGGCTACCGGTATACACAAAGCCGCTCTCCAGCACCTTGCCTGGTGGTACTAACGAACCCGCACCGATGATGACATCGTCCTGAATCACAGCGCCGTCGAGTACAGTCGAGCCTATGCCCACCAAAATGCGATTGCCGAGGGTGCAGCCGTGGAGGCAAACCCCGTGGCCAATAGTGACGTCTTCGCCAATGATCAATGGCCAGCCATCTTTCACAAACTGGCCCGCATGGGTAATGTGCAAGGTGACATTGTCTTGTACGCTGGTACGCGCGCCTACCCTAATGCTGTGCATATCGCCACGGATTACGGCGCATGGCCACACGGAAACGT comes from Teredinibacter turnerae and encodes:
- a CDS encoding gamma carbonic anhydrase family protein, with amino-acid sequence MSENKPLRPFNGKMPTLGARVYIDPAAVVIGDVELGDDVSVWPCAVIRGDMHSIRVGARTSVQDNVTLHITHAGQFVKDGWPLIIGEDVTIGHGVCLHGCTLGNRILVGIGSTVLDGAVIQDDVIIGAGSLVPPGKVLESGFVYTGSPVKQQRPLKEKEYGFFTYQSRVYADLKNTYMEG